Proteins encoded within one genomic window of bacterium:
- a CDS encoding tetratricopeptide repeat protein, whose translation MSSHAAENPVSRRAFWTWGAVVLIGAVLVFGGTLSYPFVHDDLTVITENPIVQKKGRALEALTTDYWGMRKGEEKRDRLYRPLTTLSLIANHALGGNDPRGYRVVNIALHVLASMVLFWLCARFGLGAGMSGAIALLFVLHPVHTEAVNAVVGRGDLLAAIGVFGGCALACGIKLRDGESPLRLAAGVCVFFVLAILAKEIGVALLIWGAIWWLWTRSTGAPSALADKKFFLWLLVSLAVLSIAYVGVRYSALGMLVRPVRASLLDNPLAHAALGERIVGAFGVLGRYFQLLVWPRPLTIDYSYAQVLPKDLTYWAVLGALCLPGWGWAAWRWRGTHPCLALGLAIFLAGYLPVSNLPMPIGTIMAERLLYLPSAGFLIAFVPLAAQALARWDARLALPLLVLLAALYAERTWRRNGDWSGEVQLWESAVSISPRSARSLRLYGQALARSGKFEQAIAPLEKAVRIFPKYDPAWVDLGIAQMRTRRLQEAEVSLTRGLELNAGSPEGHLALGVLYIGSGRLASGRVHLVRAVELAPHLVEARFNLGTLYLREGRRRAAVAQFRAALAVAPERGDVHHNLAVALMMEGDRKGAQGHALEAMRLGIQIHPALARALGLRPAP comes from the coding sequence ATGTCATCGCACGCTGCCGAAAATCCGGTCTCCCGCCGGGCCTTCTGGACCTGGGGGGCGGTGGTGCTGATCGGGGCGGTCCTCGTCTTCGGCGGGACGCTCTCTTACCCCTTCGTTCACGACGATCTGACGGTCATCACGGAAAACCCCATTGTTCAGAAAAAGGGCCGCGCCCTCGAAGCCCTCACCACCGACTACTGGGGGATGCGGAAGGGGGAGGAGAAGCGCGACCGCCTCTACCGGCCGCTTACCACCCTTTCGCTCATCGCGAACCACGCACTCGGCGGGAACGACCCGCGGGGCTACCGGGTGGTGAACATCGCGCTCCACGTGCTGGCGAGCATGGTGCTCTTCTGGCTCTGCGCGCGCTTCGGGCTGGGGGCGGGGATGTCGGGCGCCATCGCGCTTTTGTTCGTCCTTCATCCGGTGCACACCGAGGCGGTGAACGCCGTCGTGGGCAGGGGGGATCTGCTGGCCGCCATCGGGGTGTTCGGGGGGTGCGCCCTTGCGTGCGGAATCAAGCTGAGAGATGGGGAAAGTCCGCTCCGCCTCGCGGCGGGGGTGTGCGTTTTTTTTGTCCTGGCCATCCTCGCAAAGGAGATCGGGGTGGCGCTTCTCATCTGGGGCGCCATCTGGTGGCTCTGGACCCGTTCCACGGGCGCGCCCTCGGCGCTGGCCGATAAAAAGTTTTTTCTTTGGCTTCTCGTTTCCCTGGCGGTTCTTTCGATCGCCTATGTGGGGGTGCGGTATTCGGCGCTGGGGATGCTCGTGCGGCCGGTGCGGGCCTCGCTGCTGGACAATCCGCTGGCGCACGCGGCTCTCGGGGAGCGGATTGTGGGAGCCTTTGGCGTCCTGGGCCGATATTTCCAGCTGCTCGTCTGGCCCCGGCCGCTCACGATCGATTATTCCTACGCCCAGGTTCTCCCGAAGGATCTGACCTACTGGGCAGTGCTCGGCGCGCTCTGCCTGCCGGGCTGGGGGTGGGCGGCATGGCGGTGGCGCGGGACGCACCCTTGTCTGGCGCTGGGGCTGGCGATCTTCCTCGCCGGCTATCTCCCGGTGAGCAATCTGCCGATGCCCATCGGGACGATCATGGCCGAGCGCCTTCTCTATCTCCCCTCGGCGGGATTTTTGATCGCGTTTGTTCCGCTGGCGGCGCAGGCGCTCGCGCGGTGGGATGCGCGCCTGGCCCTTCCGCTCCTCGTGCTGCTGGCCGCGCTCTATGCCGAGCGGACCTGGCGGCGGAACGGGGACTGGAGTGGAGAAGTCCAGCTCTGGGAGAGTGCCGTTTCGATCTCTCCCCGGAGCGCGCGCTCTCTCCGGCTCTACGGGCAGGCACTGGCCCGGAGTGGAAAATTCGAGCAGGCCATCGCCCCGCTCGAAAAGGCGGTGCGCATTTTCCCGAAGTACGACCCCGCCTGGGTCGATCTGGGCATCGCCCAGATGCGGACCCGGCGTCTCCAGGAGGCGGAAGTCTCGCTGACCCGGGGGCTCGAACTCAACGCCGGGTCTCCAGAGGGGCATCTGGCCCTGGGGGTGCTGTACATCGGCTCGGGCCGCCTGGCCTCGGGGCGGGTTCATCTGGTGCGGGCTGTGGAGCTTGCGCCGCATTTGGTCGAGGCCCGCTTCAATCTGGGGACCCTCTATCTGCGGGAGGGGAGGAGAAGGGCGGCGGTGGCGCAATTCCGGGCGGCGCTCGCCGTGGCGCCCGAGCGGGGCGATGTGCACCACAATCTGGCGGTGGCCCTCATGATGGAGGGGGACCGGAAGGGCGCCCAGGGCCACGCGCTGGAGGCGATGCGGCTGGGAATCCAGATTCATCCCGCCCTGGCGCGGGCCCTCGGGCTGCGGCCCGCTCCCTAG